AACGAGACAATTTGAGAAGCAAGGATTTCAATGCAGTTTTAGATCTTCAGCTATTTAGGATCAATCAAACTGATCAATTCATAAGTAACTACTATCTAGTGTAAGTACCTTTTTCCAGTAGAGACGGGGACGTAGGTGGCTCTGAAAAACGCAAAGGACTTTCATCAGGTATAGAATGATAGAACTGATAGTTCTCATATCTTAAACTGCAACTTGGATTACTGACTCTACCTCCATGTCTTCCCTCACAACAAAATGGGATCTTCCGAAAAGCCGCAACAAGACATTCTTGACATTTTTGCTCAGATAAATCAGGGGTGCATTGCACAAGGCCAAATATTGTTTCAAATCCTGCAGTTTCATTTCCAGTTGCAAACTTTCTAGTAGAGCTTCCTGCAGCAGCTTTGCTTTGAAGTCGGCTCAATAAAGTTTGCAATGCCCAATTAAACTGATTCACATCAGAAGCATTTTTCGGAGACCACCTCGACACTGTAGCCCATGTTTCCATTACACCAAAAATTGATCTGTTTGGGTATCGTAACGTGCAATAGTCAGAAAATGCAATAGCCTCCTTCTGGTTTGGACATGCTTCCAAGATTCCACGAGAAGCATCTCTGATACAGTTCCGACATATATCTATAGAAACATCCCCTCTACAAAGAGCAATCGCATTTACTCTATCAAAGGGTTGGCCAACAGAGAGATTGTAAAATCCGTACTCAATATCAGTGTTCAAGACAAGGGAGGAGATGAGGTTTTCGAGGTTTCTCCGGTAGGCGCTGGTAGTTGTGTAGTTTCCTATATCATTCCTACAGATCTGAGCACTAACAAACTTCAAAAGAAGGCAGAAACAATAAAACAGGAATCTCAGGGAAGTCATTGACAGTCTGGTAGCTCTATAGTCTATACATAGATAGTAAAAACTAATCGAATTCGAAGAAGTTCAGAGAATGGCATCAGCATGGCTTGATTTGCAGACTTGAACATTACATCAATTTTCTTTAGAGCACAAGTCAAAATCAAGTCACTCCACTATCATATGCAATCTAAACTTCATGAAGATTCTGCAACCAGAAGCTTTGTGATAAAAACTTCCACAAACGCTTGTATTTCTATTTGCTTACAAACTCTGAAAGATGTGAAAATTTGAAACGATGATTATATTGTCCGATTGAATGGATAAGAGTATAACAAATAGGAACAATCGAACATTGACTCAGTTATCCAATTCAATTCCAGTTCTGATTATCAATTCCTCATAATTTCAACAGTTACATACTCTACAGActgcaatttaaaaaaaaaatctatctaTTAACATGAATTTTCGGCGCAAGGTTTACCGTTGATCGGAATTTCTTCAGTCCGGTAGCCGTAGCTGCAGCTCTTCTGAGAAATTCATTGGAGCGCATATAGAGATATCCCTCCTCTTGCCGTATCCATAGGTGGAGCTCTTGAGCACCGGCAGAATTTTCTCCGTTCGCTCTCTCTTCGATTCTCTCTCTACAGACCACCAAATTTCAGAATTTGCGTTGCTTCGGAAAGCCCTTCCTAAGCTGGCTTTACTTCTCATTTTACTTCAGTGGTTTGGCCGGATTAAGCAAGAGCAGAAGAAGAGACAAGTATGATAATATTCGTTCGTCTTGCGTCGTTATTCGTATAGCGGACGACGACCGTCTTACTCCTTGTCTGTTGGTAAATTGTTATTTAGTCCCTTAATGGTTTTAAACTTTATAAGATTACCTAAAATCACATGGTTTTGAGAACCGAACCGAATCGGTCGGTTCAATTCGGTTCGACCGGAATCGGTCATCATTTCAGACTGGAGATGGTTCGGTTTTTAAATGCTTCAAAATCGGCTAGAACCGTCTAACCCGATCGGTTGAACCGTGACCCGTCTGAACTGGTCGCAGTTAATCGGACTGGTCGGGTTAcatttcatactcaataaaaaaaaaattgcttttCCAAGGATTCGAACGGTAGAACCTttgaataaaaaacaaaaacttaACCACTAGACCATTTATTaccttatatttaattttaacaatattaatatatatataattgttataaaaagtaaatatttaaaatattatttattattatttttttatatttctataaatattatacaaacattattttatcatttcaatactcataatatttgattaatatttaaatattttataaaataaaatttaaaactctaaaaaaattgtata
The sequence above is drawn from the Euphorbia lathyris chromosome 6, ddEupLath1.1, whole genome shotgun sequence genome and encodes:
- the LOC136232944 gene encoding cysteine-rich receptor-like protein kinase 26 isoform X4; the encoded protein is MRSNEFLRRAAATATGLKKFRSTICRNDIGNYTTTSAYRRNLENLISSLVLNTDIEYGFYNLSVGQPFDRVNAIALCRGDVSIDICRNCIRDASRGILEACPNQKEAIAFSDYCTLRYPNRSIFGVMETWATVSRWSPKNASDVNQFNWALQTLLSRLQSKAAAGSSTRKFATGNETAGFETIFGLVQCTPDLSEQKCQECLVAAFRKIPFCCEGRHGGRVSNPSCSLRYENYQFYHSIPDESPLRFSEPPTSPSLLEKGINRRTIIIVGISIGSVVMTLLLCIIIYLQLRRPSRIVDNGINSVEALQFDFETIRASTDDFSAVKKLGQGGFGSVYKGTLLDGQHIAIKRLSSDSSQGDVEFKNEVLLVAKLQHRNLVKLLGFCLEGNERLLIYEFLADGSLDRFIFGMEKLERKNTFKFHRTRFEERIND
- the LOC136232944 gene encoding cysteine-rich receptor-like protein kinase 26 isoform X1; the encoded protein is MRSNEFLRRAAATATGLKKFRSTICRNDIGNYTTTSAYRRNLENLISSLVLNTDIEYGFYNLSVGQPFDRVNAIALCRGDVSIDICRNCIRDASRGILEACPNQKEAIAFSDYCTLRYPNRSIFGVMETWATVSRWSPKNASDVNQFNWALQTLLSRLQSKAAAGSSTRKFATGNETAGFETIFGLVQCTPDLSEQKCQECLVAAFRKIPFCCEGRHGGRVSNPSCSLRYENYQFYHSIPDESPLRFSEPPTSPSLLEKGINRRTIIIVGISIGSVVMTLLLCIIIYLQLRRPSRIVDNGINSVEALQFDFETIRASTDDFSAVKKLGQGGFGSVYKGTLLDGQHIAIKRLSSDSSQGDVEFKNEVLLVAKLQHRNLVKLLGFCLEGNERLLIYEFLADGSLDRFIFDPVRSKHLNWEKRFKIIGGIAKGLLYLHEDSRHRVIHRDLKASNILLDAEMNPKISDFGLARLLIKDQTHSNTNRIFGTLHGKTGTQEHLQIS
- the LOC136232944 gene encoding cysteine-rich receptor-like protein kinase 26 isoform X2, translated to MTSLRFLFYCFCLLLKFVSAQICRNDIGNYTTTSAYRRNLENLISSLVLNTDIEYGFYNLSVGQPFDRVNAIALCRGDVSIDICRNCIRDASRGILEACPNQKEAIAFSDYCTLRYPNRSIFGVMETWATVSRWSPKNASDVNQFNWALQTLLSRLQSKAAAGSSTRKFATGNETAGFETIFGLVQCTPDLSEQKCQECLVAAFRKIPFCCEGRHGGRVSNPSCSLRYENYQFYHSIPDESPLRFSEPPTSPSLLEKGINRRTIIIVGISIGSVVMTLLLCIIIYLQLRRPSRIVDNGINSVEALQFDFETIRASTDDFSAVKKLGQGGFGSVYKGTLLDGQHIAIKRLSSDSSQGDVEFKNEVLLVAKLQHRNLVKLLGFCLEGNERLLIYEFLADGSLDRFIFDPVRSKHLNWEKRFKIIGGIAKGLLYLHEDSRHRVIHRDLKASNILLDAEMNPKISDFGLARLLIKDQTHSNTNRIFGTLHGKTGTQEHLQIS